The Streptomyces sp. HSG2 genome has a segment encoding these proteins:
- the trxB gene encoding thioredoxin-disulfide reductase yields MSDVRNVIIIGSGPAGYTAALYTARASLKPLVFEGAVTAGGALMTTTEVENFPGFQDGIMGPELMDNMRAQSERFGAELIPDDVVAVDLSGEIKTVTDTAGTVHQARAVIIATGSQHRKLGLPNEDALSGRGVSWCATCDGFFFKDQDIAVIGGGDTAMEEATFLSRFAKSVTIVHRREALRASKAMQDRAFADPKIKFAWNSEIAEIQGDQKLSALKLRDTKTGDLSDLPVTGLFIAIGHDPRTELFKGQLELDDEGYLKVAAPTTHTNIKGVFGAGDVVDHTYRQAITAAGTGCSAALDAERFLAALSDEEAAEPEKTSA; encoded by the coding sequence GTGAGCGATGTCCGTAACGTGATCATCATCGGCTCCGGGCCCGCCGGCTACACAGCGGCGCTGTACACCGCGCGGGCATCGTTGAAGCCCTTGGTGTTCGAGGGGGCCGTCACCGCCGGTGGCGCGCTGATGACCACAACCGAGGTCGAGAACTTCCCGGGCTTCCAGGACGGGATCATGGGACCCGAACTGATGGACAACATGCGGGCGCAGTCCGAGCGCTTCGGGGCCGAACTGATCCCGGACGACGTCGTCGCCGTCGATCTGTCCGGAGAGATCAAGACCGTCACGGACACCGCGGGGACCGTCCATCAGGCAAGGGCCGTCATCATCGCCACGGGATCGCAGCACCGCAAGCTCGGCCTGCCGAACGAAGACGCACTCTCCGGACGCGGTGTCTCCTGGTGTGCCACTTGCGACGGATTCTTCTTCAAGGATCAGGACATCGCTGTGATCGGTGGTGGAGACACCGCGATGGAGGAAGCCACCTTCCTCTCTCGGTTCGCCAAGTCGGTCACGATCGTCCATCGACGGGAGGCCCTCCGCGCCTCCAAGGCGATGCAGGACCGAGCCTTCGCCGATCCGAAGATCAAGTTCGCTTGGAACAGCGAGATCGCGGAAATCCAGGGCGACCAGAAGCTCTCGGCACTCAAGCTGCGCGACACCAAGACCGGGGACCTGTCGGACCTTCCGGTGACCGGACTGTTCATCGCGATCGGTCACGACCCGCGCACCGAGCTGTTCAAGGGTCAGCTCGAACTGGACGACGAGGGCTATCTCAAGGTCGCCGCACCAACCACCCACACCAACATCAAGGGCGTCTTCGGCGCGGGTGACGTGGTTGACCACACCTACCGCCAAGCGATCACTGCGGCCGGCACCGGCTGCTCGGCCGCTCTCGATGCCGAACGATTCCTGGCCGCGCTCTCCGACGAGGAAGCGGCCGAACCCGAGAAGACCTCTGCCTGA
- the trxA gene encoding thioredoxin, whose protein sequence is MAGTLKNVTDASFDEDVLKSDKPVLVDFWAAWCGPCRQIAPSLEAIAGEHGEKIEIVKLNIDENPATAAKYGVMSIPTLNVYQGGEVAKTIVGAKPKAAILRDLEEFIAD, encoded by the coding sequence GTGGCCGGCACCCTGAAGAATGTGACCGACGCTTCCTTCGACGAGGACGTCCTCAAGAGCGACAAGCCCGTCCTGGTGGACTTCTGGGCCGCCTGGTGCGGCCCGTGCCGGCAGATCGCCCCTTCCCTTGAGGCCATCGCCGGTGAGCACGGCGAGAAGATCGAGATCGTCAAGCTGAACATCGACGAGAACCCGGCGACTGCGGCCAAGTACGGCGTCATGTCCATTCCGACGCTGAACGTGTACCAAGGAGGCGAGGTCGCCAAGACGATCGTCGGTGCGAAGCCGAAGGCCGCTATCCTCCGGGACCTCGAGGAGTTCATCGCCGACTAG
- a CDS encoding ParB/RepB/Spo0J family partition protein — translation MTERRRGLGRGLGALIPAAPTEKSVGSAALGNKGALTSAGVPGLSTDRGIAAAKVAALSSSSVSRETEDEQDRGAASSLSSPAGAHFAEIALDSITPNPRQPREVFDEEALSELVASIKEVGLLQPVIVRPTQAGRYELIMGERRWRACREAGLSAIPAIVRATDDEQLLLDALLENLHRAQLNPIEEAAAYDQLLRDFNCTHDQLADRIGRSRPQVSNTLRLLRLSSAVQKRVAAGVLSAGHARALLSVEDVEEQDRLARRIVAEGLSVRSVEEIVTLMGARPQKSQRGRGPRAGSRVAPALADLATRLSDRFETRVKVDLGQKRGKITVDFASVEDLERILETLAPGEGSLLRSLSDDQDS, via the coding sequence GTGACTGAGCGACGAAGGGGACTCGGGCGAGGGCTTGGCGCCCTGATCCCGGCGGCCCCCACGGAGAAGTCGGTGGGATCCGCTGCTCTGGGCAACAAGGGAGCGTTGACGAGTGCGGGCGTTCCGGGCCTCTCGACGGATCGTGGTATCGCGGCGGCCAAGGTCGCCGCGCTGTCCTCGTCTTCTGTTTCACGTGAAACAGAAGACGAGCAGGACAGGGGAGCGGCATCTTCCTTGTCCTCGCCGGCGGGCGCTCACTTCGCCGAGATTGCGCTGGACTCGATCACGCCCAACCCGCGACAGCCTCGTGAAGTCTTCGACGAGGAAGCCCTGTCCGAGTTGGTGGCTTCCATCAAGGAAGTCGGGCTCCTGCAACCGGTGATCGTTCGGCCGACCCAGGCCGGCCGCTACGAGCTCATCATGGGGGAGCGACGTTGGCGGGCCTGTCGGGAGGCGGGTCTGTCGGCCATCCCGGCGATCGTCCGGGCAACCGACGATGAGCAACTCCTGTTGGATGCGCTCCTGGAGAACCTGCATCGGGCGCAGCTGAATCCCATCGAGGAGGCGGCGGCCTATGACCAACTGTTGAGAGACTTCAACTGCACGCATGACCAACTGGCGGATCGAATCGGTCGCTCTCGCCCTCAGGTCTCCAACACCTTGCGTCTCCTGCGGTTGTCGTCGGCGGTGCAGAAGCGGGTCGCGGCCGGCGTGCTCTCCGCCGGGCATGCTCGGGCCCTGCTCTCGGTGGAAGACGTCGAGGAGCAGGACCGCTTGGCTCGCCGGATTGTCGCGGAGGGACTGTCGGTTCGCTCTGTCGAAGAGATCGTCACCCTGATGGGGGCTCGGCCGCAGAAGTCGCAACGCGGTAGAGGGCCCCGGGCCGGATCGCGAGTGGCTCCCGCCCTTGCCGATTTGGCCACGCGCCTCTCGGATCGGTTCGAGACCCGGGTAAAGGTCGATCTGGGGCAGAAGCGAGGAAAGATCACTGTCGATTTCGCCTCCGTCGAGGATCTTGAACGGATTCTTGAGACCCTGGCCCCTGGTGAGGGGTCACTGCTTCGGAGTCTCTCGGACGATCAAGATTCCTGA
- a CDS encoding ParA family protein translates to MGGSVHREPEVEESESLRSDANIAESETEPVPGPRTEPRGVDVSRETSTPPGDPAGSLVPLVVEPRGRLGEGLPRPEQTRVIVVANQKGGVGKTTTTVNLAASLALHGARVLVIDLDPQGNASTALGIDHHAEVPSIYDVLVESKPLSDVVQPVPDVEGLFCAPATIDLAGAEIELVSLVARESRLHRAVQSYEQPLDYILIDCPPSLGLLTVNALVAGQEVLIPIQCEYYALEGLGQLLRNVDLVRGHLNPALHVSTILLTMYDGRTRLASQVANEVRSHFGGEVLRTSIPRSVRISEAPSYGQTVLTYDPGSSGALSYLEAAREIALRGVDVRYDPAHGGTHSETSIVEGIR, encoded by the coding sequence ATGGGAGGCTCTGTCCATCGCGAGCCCGAAGTCGAGGAGAGTGAATCCTTGCGGTCCGATGCCAACATCGCGGAATCGGAGACCGAACCGGTCCCGGGGCCCCGTACCGAGCCAAGGGGCGTGGACGTTTCACGTGAAACATCCACGCCCCCTGGCGACCCCGCCGGAAGTCTGGTGCCCTTGGTTGTGGAACCTCGAGGGCGTCTTGGTGAGGGTCTGCCTCGTCCTGAGCAGACCCGAGTGATCGTGGTCGCCAACCAGAAAGGTGGGGTGGGAAAGACAACCACCACCGTCAATCTCGCCGCTTCGCTGGCGTTGCATGGTGCACGCGTTCTCGTGATCGATCTCGACCCTCAGGGAAACGCCTCGACAGCGCTGGGCATCGACCACCATGCCGAGGTCCCGTCGATCTACGACGTGTTGGTCGAGAGCAAGCCTCTGTCGGATGTCGTTCAGCCCGTCCCTGACGTCGAGGGCCTCTTCTGTGCACCGGCTACGATCGATCTCGCCGGTGCCGAGATCGAGCTTGTCTCGTTGGTCGCGCGCGAGAGCCGGCTGCACCGGGCTGTTCAGAGCTATGAGCAGCCGCTGGACTACATCTTGATCGACTGTCCACCGTCTCTGGGCTTGTTGACGGTGAATGCCCTCGTGGCAGGTCAGGAGGTCCTTATCCCTATCCAGTGCGAGTACTACGCGCTGGAGGGACTTGGGCAGTTGCTTCGCAACGTCGACCTTGTGCGAGGCCATCTCAACCCCGCACTTCACGTGTCCACCATCCTGCTCACGATGTACGACGGACGGACCCGGCTCGCCTCTCAGGTCGCCAACGAGGTGCGCAGCCACTTCGGTGGAGAGGTCCTTCGAACCAGCATTCCTCGTTCTGTTCGGATCTCCGAGGCTCCGAGCTATGGACAGACAGTGTTGACCTACGACCCCGGGTCGAGCGGGGCGCTGTCCTACCTTGAGGCGGCGCGTGAGATCGCACTGCGCGGCGTCGACGTCCGCTACGACCCTGCACACGGCGGCACTCACAGCGAAACAAGCATCGTGGAGGGGATTCGGTGA
- the rsmG gene encoding 16S rRNA (guanine(527)-N(7))-methyltransferase RsmG translates to MTEAAEVPPAPEQAHEVFGERFSDAVRYAALLADAGVRRGLIGPREVPRLWERHLLNCAVLSEVVPHGVSVCDVGSGAGLPGIPLALVRDDLNITLLEPLLRRTTFLTEVVELLGLDHVTVVRGRAEEVMGTMPPVHVVTARAVAPLDRLATWGIPLLRPYGEMLALKGDTAEAELKSAQTALNKLGAAETSVLHVGSGVVEPRSTVVRVVVGESPGGVRFAAKRAKAARTGRVRRRRG, encoded by the coding sequence GTGACGGAGGCAGCGGAGGTTCCGCCTGCTCCCGAGCAGGCTCACGAGGTGTTCGGGGAGCGCTTCTCGGACGCGGTGCGCTACGCCGCGTTGCTGGCCGATGCGGGAGTCCGGCGCGGTCTGATCGGCCCTCGCGAGGTTCCCAGGCTCTGGGAGAGACACCTTCTGAACTGCGCGGTGCTCTCCGAAGTCGTCCCCCACGGGGTCTCTGTGTGCGACGTGGGGTCCGGCGCCGGACTACCGGGGATTCCCTTGGCCTTGGTACGTGACGATCTCAACATCACTCTCCTGGAGCCACTTCTTCGGCGGACCACCTTCCTCACCGAGGTCGTCGAGCTGTTGGGCTTGGACCACGTCACCGTGGTGCGTGGGCGTGCGGAGGAGGTGATGGGCACGATGCCGCCGGTACACGTGGTGACGGCCCGGGCGGTGGCTCCCCTCGACCGCTTGGCCACCTGGGGCATTCCGCTCCTCCGCCCCTATGGCGAGATGCTTGCGCTCAAGGGAGACACCGCGGAGGCGGAGCTCAAGAGTGCGCAGACCGCGTTGAACAAGTTGGGAGCGGCGGAGACGTCGGTGCTGCACGTCGGCTCAGGAGTGGTAGAGCCTCGGTCCACGGTGGTCCGTGTGGTGGTTGGTGAGAGCCCGGGCGGAGTGCGCTTCGCCGCCAAGCGTGCCAAGGCGGCGAGAACGGGACGGGTCCGTAGGCGCCGGGGGTAG
- a CDS encoding R3H domain-containing nucleic acid-binding protein yields MTEGTISAAAEDAEDLTHLEQEGEIAADYLEGLLDIADLDGDIDMDVEADRASVSIVSDADGRDLQKLVGREGEVLEALQELTRLAVHRETGDRSRLMLDIAGYRARKRAELSELATEAAGEAKSSGEPVRLRAMTPFERKVVHDAVKAAGLRSESEGEEPQRFVVVLPV; encoded by the coding sequence GTGACGGAAGGCACCATTTCCGCGGCTGCCGAGGACGCAGAGGACCTCACTCACCTGGAGCAGGAGGGAGAGATCGCCGCGGACTATCTGGAGGGTCTGCTCGACATCGCGGACCTCGACGGTGACATCGACATGGACGTCGAGGCCGACCGCGCCTCAGTCTCGATCGTCAGCGACGCGGACGGTCGAGATCTGCAGAAGCTGGTGGGTCGGGAGGGCGAGGTTCTCGAGGCCCTGCAAGAGCTCACTCGACTGGCGGTTCATCGCGAGACGGGAGATCGCAGCCGACTGATGCTCGACATCGCCGGATATCGTGCGCGCAAGCGTGCCGAACTCTCCGAACTGGCGACGGAGGCGGCCGGTGAGGCCAAGAGCAGTGGCGAGCCCGTCCGCTTGCGGGCGATGACGCCGTTCGAGCGCAAGGTGGTGCATGACGCGGTGAAGGCCGCGGGCCTGCGGAGCGAGTCGGAGGGCGAGGAACCGCAGCGGTTCGTGGTCGTCCTCCCCGTTTGA